The following is a genomic window from Catenulispora sp. MAP5-51.
CGGCGCCGGCCCTCGAAGGTGAACGGCCGGGTCACCACGCCGATGGTCAGCGCGCCCAACTCCCGGGCGATGCGGGCCACCACCGGGGCGCCGCCGGTCCCGGTGCCGCCGCCCTCGCCGGCGGTGACGAACACCATGTCCGCGCCCTTGAGGACTTCCTCGATCTCCTCGGCGTGGTCCTCGGCCGCCTTGCGGCCGACCTCGGGGTTGGCGCCGGCGCCGAGCCCCCGGGTGAGTTCCCGGCCGACGTCCAGCTTGACGTCGGCGTCGCTCATCAGCAGAGCCTGGGCGTCGGTGTTGACGGCGATGAACTCCACGCCCTTCAGACCGACCTCGATCATCCGGTTGATGGCGTTCACGCCGCCGCCGCCGATGCCGGCGACCTTGATAACAGCCAGGTAGTTCTGCGGTGCTGCCACGTCCGACGGCCTCTCCGTGGTGTCCGGTGATCTGTAGTGATTCATTAAACCCTGTGATCACCTTAGTCCCGCCCACACCGGCCAGGGGACACGGCGGGGTCGTGCGACTGTGAAGTCTTTACAGGACATTAGGTCCCGCGACCTGTGAGGTTCAACGAACACGCCGAAACTGTCGGCAGGTTTTACTTCTCAGCGTGGTCCGACGACCCTCGCGAGGTCCGTGGGGACCCGCTGAGGGGAATACGTATGTTGTTCGATTGCCCGCCAGATCTTAGCCGATCCGGCGTGTTGGATTCGAACCGTTACGAATACGCCGGGGCCGCCGGAGCACTGAGATCATAGTGCGCCGCGTCATTTCCGATCAGCGCGGCCAGTATCCGAGCCTTGAGATCCGGCTGATCCGGACCGCCCCACAGGACCGTCACCGAGTGCTGTTTCTTTGTCGAAGCCGTCAGCGTCAAGGTGATCGCATAGGGCCCCGTCGCCGACACCGTGAGCACCCGCGAGTGCACCGGGGCCGGCAGGGCCCCCAGCGCGGCCAGCGCGCCGGCCACGGTCGCCGCGCGGTCCGCGGCCGCCCGGTCGGCGAACTGCTCCAGGTGGATGACCGGGACGTGCGCCGGAATCGCCGAGGCGGTGGCCGCTGTGTCGAAGGCCACGCCGTCGGAGTCCACGATCTGGTAGGAGCCGTCGGGCTGCGGCAGCGCGGCGGCGGGCGTGCGCTCCACGATGGAGATGGCGATCGTGTGCGGCAGTGAGCGCTCCACCCACGCGTCCTTCACCCGCGGAATCGCCATCAGCCGGGCCTTGGCCGCCGCGGTGTCCACCCCGGCGACCGGTGTGTGCGGCGCGATCGCGGCCGCGGCCAGCACCTGCTGGCGGCTCAGCACCCTGGTGCCGGCCACGGTCGTGGTGCGGACGTCGAACACCTTGGTGTGCCACAGGATCGAGTACCCGGTCAGGGCCAGCAGCGCCAGGAACACCGTGATCGTCACCGACAGCCGCCGCCAGCGGCGCCGCCGCCGCAGCCGGTCGAGGTAGCGCTCGACCAATACCCTGCTGACCCGCGGGTGGTCGGCTCCGGTGGCGTTCATGGGCCCAGTTTCGCAGATGGGGACGATGCCATCGGGCAGGTGCGCCTCTTCGGGATCCTCAACGGATTCCCCCCGATCCCCCATTCGGACCGCGCGGCGTGCGGGGCCGCGCCGGGCAGCGTCAGATCGAGCCATGGCACTCACCTCCAGGCAGAAGAAGCAGGGGGCCGTGGCGACCGCCGCGGTCGGCGCCCTGGCGATCGGCGGCATCGCGGTCTCGACCCTCGGTTCCTCCGCGTCCCCGACGGATTCCCGGCCGGTCGCCGCCGCGGCCGTGCCACAGCCGGCGGCCGCGCCCGCCGCGCCGGCATCACCGAAGATGCAGAGCCCCGCGGCCGCCGCGGCGGCGGGGACGGTCGCCGTCACCGCCCAGGCCGACAACACAAAGCCCGGCGACGACACCGTGTTCACGGTCTCCGGCGAGGTCACCGGCGCCAAGCCGGGCACGAAGATCCGCCTGCAGCGGCAGCAGACGACGACCTCGCACAAGGCCGCGTCGGCCTGGAACACGCTGGCCTACACGACCTTCACCGACCAGGACGGCAAGTTCTCGCTGCCGGTGAAGATGGAGACGGCCGGTTCCTTCAACCTGCGCGTCCAGCACCCGCAGGACAAGGAGGGGCCGCAGACCGTGTACTCGATCCCGTTCACGGTGACTGTGAGCTCGACGGCGGCCTCCGCGAAGACCTCAGCGAATCCGGCCAAGCAGGGCTGAGGCGAAAGCCCCTCGATCCGCCCGGCCACCACTTAGGCGAGGAGTGGCCGGGCTTTCCCCTGTCCGGATTCAGAGGAACCTCTGTCAGAGGAACCGCGAACTCGGCACGGGCCCCGGCGAGCCGATGTACTCCCGCCGCGCGGTCAGCCAGGTGCCCTCGATCTCGGAGACGAACGCCTCCAGGACGGAGTCCGGGTCCGGCGGGGTCGCACCGTCGCCCTCGTCGGCGTAGGGCTCGGCCGCGGCGAGTTCGGCCGCGATCTCCTCGGCCGGACGGTCGTCGGGCTCGGTCTCGACCACCTCGCCGTCGACCATGCGGAAGGCCGCGCCCCACGGCTCGCGCACCGCCTGGCGCAGGAAGCCCACCACGTCGGCGGCGGCCAGCGGCGGATCGGTCCAGTCGGTGGCCCGCTCGAACAAGATCTGGCCGGCCGTCCGGTCGCGCAGCGCGGACAGGATCTCCGGCTCAGATTCGTTGAGGTCGTAGGCGACCACGAGGGTCTCGGATCGGTCCGGCGCGAACGGCACGGCCGGCAGCCCGAAGTACCGCGCGGCCGCCATCCCCAGGATCCGGCTGTCCCGGTCGGGCAGCAGCGAGACGGTCTGCGGGGCCCGGCCCTTGACCGCCAGCACCATTTTGAGCCGGCGCAACACCTCGGCGCAGGTTCCATAGGAGTCCCCGACCATGGCCCAGCGGCCGGTCATGCCCGCGTCGTAGCCGTACGGCGAGACGGTCAGCAGGACGCCGCCGGTGAGGGCGAAGTGCCAGCCGCGCAGGTCCTTCGGCGCGAGCCCGCCGTCGGTCACGGCGACCGCGGCCGCCCGGACCAGCATCGCGCGCACCTTCTCCCGCAGCGGCGCCAGCTCCTCCCGGTCCTGCGGCTCGGGTTCGGGCAGCGCCGCGAACTCCTGCTCGGCACCGGCCACGTCGCCGGCCAGCAGCGCGTTGAACGTCAGCTGGTAGCGCGCCAGCCAGGGCAGCTCGCCGTCGAAGCCGCGCAGCGCGGCCATCGCCTCGCGGTGCTCCCAGGAGCGCTCGCAGGCCGCGGCCAGCTCGGTGCGGATCTGGATGACGCCGGGCTCGCGCTCGGCGGCCTCGCGCAGCGGCCGGACCGCCAGGAAGGCGATCCCGTGCTCGACGCACTCGTACCCGAACTCGTACAGGCCCACCGCCTGCTCCTCGCGGTCCTCGCCGGCGGCCAGGACCCGCTCGGCGGCGACCGCCATGGCATCGAAGCCCATGGCGCCGGCGGCGTCGCGCAGGACGCGCACGAAATCCAGCAGGGGCAGCGCGTCGCCGTCCACGCGCAGATGCCGGACCACCCCGGCGATGTCGCCCGCGGCGAGCAGGTCGTCGACGGCGGACAGGACGTCGGTGGCCGCGGGGGCGGCGCCTTCAGGAGTCACCGTGGCACGGTAGCGATTCCGCCGTATGCCGCGCCGAGGTTTTTCGCAGCGGCCGTCTCATCCTCATTGAATCAGTGAACGAATTTCAGGACTCTTACAACCAGATGGGATCCCGGCGTCGTCGGTACTTCGCGAGAGCACAGGGCTCCGGGGCGCACAGCGCATCCGCGCGCCGGGGCCGTCCGACGATCTGGAGGAACCGCTTGTGCTAGCACGAACCCGTCGTGTCCCGACCATGGCCGCGGCCGTGGCGCTGGGCCTTGCCACCGCCGGGGGAGCCGCCTCGGCCGCCTCGGCCCTGTCGGCCCCGGCCGCCGCACCGGCCCCGCACAGCCTGGCCGGCCCGCAGGCCGCCACGCTGCCCAACGGCGACCGCGTCCTGGTCTCCGGTACCGGTCCGGCCGCGTCCATCATGGTCCAGGCTCCCGACGGCAGCACCGTCCCGGCCGTCCGCTACATGCCCGACACGCACCACGCCTACGTCATCCCCGACTCGGTCCTGGCGAACCCGGCGCAGCTGTCCACCCTGGCGCAGTACCAGGTACCGGCGCTGAGCACCGCGAGCGCGCCGGCGGCGACGCCGTTCTACCCGCTGAGCATCCTGCAGATCAACGCGCTCGGCCTGGACGGCAAGGCCGCGGACGCCACGACCTTCCTGACCAACGTCGACGACGCCACCAAGTGGAGCATGCCGCTGCCGGTGGCCGGCGGCATCGAGCGGGTCGCGGTGCCCACCGGGCACTACTCGGCGACCACCATCTTCGACTCCTACGACGCCACGACCGGCATCGACACCATGCACGTGGCCGCGCAGCTCGACCTGACGGTCACCGCCGGCGGCGTCACCACCGTGACCGCCGACGAGCGCACCGCGACCGCGCAGGTCACCGCGATCGCGCCGAAGCCGACCGTCGCCGACGCCACCACGCTGGCCTACCTCCGCACCGACACCAAGGGCCTGACCGGCGGTGTGACCATCCTCGGCGACGGCGGCCCGACCTACGTCAGCCCGACGGGCACCGCGCAGGTCGGCACCTTCAGCTACGACCTGCAGTCCTGGGGCGGCGAGAGCCCGGCCGGGACCGCGAACCCCTATCGGTACGACGTGATGTTCCCGGCCGCCGACCACGTGGACGCGAACCAGAACCACACGGTCGACGCCTCGAAGCTGACCACCACCCACAACATCGTCTCCACGGATCCCGGCGAGACGCGGCACCAGGGCGAGTACATGGTGGGCCCGGTCTCGCCGACCCAGGGCGGCTTCCAGACCGGCCACGTGATCACGGTCCCGGAGAACCTGACCGCCTACACCGGCCCGCCGATCGGCGACGACCAGTGGGTGGCGACCGTCATCCCGGCCCTGCCGGACGTGACGAGCGGCTTCCCGGCGGCGCTGTTCTTCAACCAGAACGGACCGGTCTACCAGGGCAAGACCGAGGTCTGGCACACCTGGGCGCACGGCCCGCTGACCCCGCAGGCGGGGCAGTTCAAGGACCCGGCCGGCTGCCGCTCCTGCGCTGACGGCGGCACCGTCGACCTGGCCCTGAGCGCACTGACCGACAGCAACCCGGACAGCACGGCCGACTTCATGGGCCCGGCGACGGGCCACTTCACGGTCTACCGCGACGGCACCCAGGTCTTCTCCCAGGACAACGCCTCCGGCGCCGAGCTCACCGGCCAGGCGCAGACACCCGGCACCTACCGCATGGTGTTCGACCTGGACCTGAGCCAGTTCCCGATCACCCAGTCCACGGCCTCGCACACCGACATCACCGTGCCCTACACCCCGGCACAGGACCCGAAGTCGACGCTGCCGGCCGGCGACTTCTGCCAGGCGCAGGGCACCGGCACCACGCCGTGCTCGATCCTGCCGGTGCTGAACCTGAACTACCAGCTGGCCACCGACGGCTTCAACACCACGCACGGCCCGGTCGCGGCGATGCTGCTGACCGTCGGCCACCAGTCCTACGGCAAGGCCGGTTCGCAGGCGGCGATCACCGGCGCGACCGTGTCCGTGTCCTACGACAAGGGCGCCACCTGGACCCCGGCCTCGGTGGTCCCGGCCGGGCAGGGCCACTACGCCGTGCTGTGGACGAACGGTGCCAAGGGCGCCACGCCGTGGCTGAAGGTCACCGCCACCGACGCGCTCGGCGGCTCGATCACCCAGACCGTCGCCAACGCCTACACCATCGGCTGAGAGAGAACACAACCATGAGTCGAATAGGAAACCACCGGCTGCTGGGGATGCTCGGGGCCACCGTGCTGGCCGTCGGCACCGTCGCGGCCGCGGTGGCACCGGCCAACGCCAGCGCCGCTCACAGCAAGACTCCCAGCACCATCAAAGACGTGTGCGCCACCGCCAAGCCCGGCTTCGACCGCTGCTTCGCACAGGCCCGCACCGACGTTAAGGAACCGGCCCACATCGGGCATGCGGCAGGCCTCAACGCCGCCGCGACCACTCTGCCGGCCGGGTTCGGCCCGGCGGACCTGCAATCGGCGTACAAGCTGCCGACCACCGGCGGCGCGAACCAGACTGTTGCGATCGTCGACGCCGGGGACGACCCGACGGCTGAGGCGGACCTGGCGGTCTACCGTTCCACCTACGGCCTGTCGGCCTGCACCACCGCCAACGGCTGCTTCACCAAGGTCAACGAGCAGGGCAAGACCACCCCGGTCCCGGCCGACCAGGGCTGGGGCGTGGAAATCGCCCTGGACCTGGACATGGTCTCCGCGGCCTGCCCGCAGTGCAAGATCCTGCTGGTCGAAGCCGACCAGCCCACCGGCGACGACCTCGGCAAATCCGTCAACACCGCCGTCAGCCTCGGCGCCACCGAGGTGTCCAACAGCTACGGCGCCACCGAATCCAGCGTGACGCCCGCCGACGCCGCCTACTACACCCACCCCGGCACGGCCATCGTCGCCTCCTCCGGCGACAGCGGCTACGGCATCCCGGCCGAACCAGCCGTGTTCTCCTCGGTGATCTCCGTCGGCGGCACCTCGCTGACCAAGGCCACCAACGCCCGCGGCTGGTCTGAGAGCGCCTGGCAGGGCGCCGGCTCCGGCTGCTCCGCCTGGGTCGACAAGCCCGCCTGGCAGACCGACGCCAACTGCCCCGGCCGCATGGTCGCCGACGTCTCCGCAGACGCCGACCCCAACACCGGCCCGGCCATCTACGTCACCGACACCCCCGACCTCGAGGGACTGCCCTCCGGCTGGAACGTCGTCGGCGGCACCAGCGCCTCCTCGCCCTTCATCGCCGGCGTCATCGCCCTGGCCGGCAACCCCGCCAAGTACAACAACGCCTCCGCCTTCTACACCCCCGGCGCCAAGACCGGGCTCAACGACGTGGTCAGCGGCAACAACGTCACGTTCCAAGACTGCGGCGGCGACTACCAGTGCAACGCCGTCACCGGCTACGACGGACCCACCGGGCTGGGCACGCCGAACGGGCTGTCAGCCTTCTGATGTCCCAGTTCTGATGTCCCATTAAGTACACAGCGAGGGGCCGGTGCCTCCCCAGGCACCGGCCCTTCGTCCACCCACCCCGCCGCCATAATTATGTTCTGATAGGGTATCGAAACGTAATTCATCGCTCGAAGGGTGGGGATCGCCATGACCGCTAACGTGCCCGCAACCGCAGTGCTCCGCGTCTCGTCCGGGAGCTTCGACCCGACTCTGTACACCGACATCTCGGCGCTGAGCACGAAGCAGTCGGAGTACCTGATCCCGGCCATCAAGGCCCTGCCGGGGCTCCTGGACTTCGTCGCCGGTGTCTCGCCGGACGGCTCGATGGTGAACTTCAGCGTCTGGGACACCGCCGAGCACGCGGCGCAGATGAACACGCTGAAGGAGATGGCCGTCATCGCCCGCGGCGAGATGGAGGCGGCCGGCGTGACGTTCAACCCGATCGTCACCCAGCCGGTCGGCTGGACCATCTGACCTCACGCGGTCGCTTTGCGGTCCCAGTCCACCCGGAAGCGGTGGACGGGACCGAACATCTTCTCCGGCCGCAGGAACGTCCGCGTCGCGATCGGCATGATGAGGCCGAACACGAACTTGGCGGCCGGACCGGCGGTCTTGCCGTTGTTCGTCTTCACCGCCTGCTCCGAGATCTCCTCCACCCGCGGCCGCCGCAGGCCCTCGTACTTGGCCAGCGCCGCCGGCAGGTCGTCGATGTCGCGCAGGCAGCGCGCCAGTTCCAGCGCGCTCTCCAGGGCCAGCGAGGCACCCTGGCCGGAGCTGGAGGACGGCGCGTGCGCCGCGTCCCCGACCAGCACCATGCGGTCCCGGAACCAGTGCGGCAGCTTGGGCATCCGCTCCATCGGGCCGGTCAGCAGCATGGTGTCCTCGGTGGCGGACTGGAACAGGCGGTTGCCGGGCCGGTCGTCGGCATGCGCGGCGCGCAGCTTGGCCAGCCACTC
Proteins encoded in this region:
- a CDS encoding cell division protein FtsQ/DivIB; the protein is MNATGADHPRVSRVLVERYLDRLRRRRRWRRLSVTITVFLALLALTGYSILWHTKVFDVRTTTVAGTRVLSRQQVLAAAAIAPHTPVAGVDTAAAKARLMAIPRVKDAWVERSLPHTIAISIVERTPAAALPQPDGSYQIVDSDGVAFDTAATASAIPAHVPVIHLEQFADRAAADRAATVAGALAALGALPAPVHSRVLTVSATGPYAITLTLTASTKKQHSVTVLWGGPDQPDLKARILAALIGNDAAHYDLSAPAAPAYS
- a CDS encoding peptidase S8 — its product is MSRIGNHRLLGMLGATVLAVGTVAAAVAPANASAAHSKTPSTIKDVCATAKPGFDRCFAQARTDVKEPAHIGHAAGLNAAATTLPAGFGPADLQSAYKLPTTGGANQTVAIVDAGDDPTAEADLAVYRSTYGLSACTTANGCFTKVNEQGKTTPVPADQGWGVEIALDLDMVSAACPQCKILLVEADQPTGDDLGKSVNTAVSLGATEVSNSYGATESSVTPADAAYYTHPGTAIVASSGDSGYGIPAEPAVFSSVISVGGTSLTKATNARGWSESAWQGAGSGCSAWVDKPAWQTDANCPGRMVADVSADADPNTGPAIYVTDTPDLEGLPSGWNVVGGTSASSPFIAGVIALAGNPAKYNNASAFYTPGAKTGLNDVVSGNNVTFQDCGGDYQCNAVTGYDGPTGLGTPNGLSAF